In the Advenella kashmirensis WT001 genome, one interval contains:
- a CDS encoding queuosine precursor transporter: MNTTRFEKMTIKQTLLAVAIMGLIIVSSNILVQPQFHINAWLTWGAITYPICFLVTDLLNRRFGPARARRVVSIGFIFAVLASYAVADSRIAIASGVAFLTAQLLDILVFDRLRDKSWWKAPFIAGWLAAIIDTFLFFGVAFAGTDVPWVTLATGDVGIKLIINAMLLAPFRVLMWNLGRPRSVQA, encoded by the coding sequence ATGAATACCACAAGATTTGAAAAAATGACGATCAAGCAGACGCTGCTGGCTGTTGCCATCATGGGGCTGATCATCGTGTCGTCCAATATTCTGGTGCAGCCGCAGTTCCATATCAATGCCTGGCTGACCTGGGGTGCCATCACGTATCCCATCTGCTTTCTGGTAACCGATCTGCTGAACCGGCGCTTCGGCCCCGCAAGAGCCCGCCGTGTGGTGTCTATCGGGTTTATCTTTGCCGTGCTGGCTTCCTATGCCGTGGCTGACTCGCGCATCGCGATCGCCTCCGGCGTGGCATTTCTCACGGCGCAGTTGCTCGATATCCTGGTGTTTGACAGGCTGCGCGACAAATCCTGGTGGAAGGCGCCGTTCATCGCAGGCTGGCTGGCAGCTATTATCGACACTTTCCTGTTTTTCGGTGTGGCCTTTGCTGGCACCGATGTACCCTGGGTGACGCTGGCCACGGGCGATGTGGGCATCAAATTGATCATCAATGCGATGCTGCTGGCACCGTTCCGGGTCCTGATGTGGAATCTTGGTCGCCCACGCAGTGTCCAGGCGTAA
- the livM gene encoding high-affinity branched-chain amino acid ABC transporter permease LivM, producing the protein MTQNLKNAVIATLVAGILLTPIFGLGLVRQGISMAIVPDWSIVLIGMAIVFVVQLVKPLVFKGSKTAPAKKLRSDKHAVLGQKTMFGLFALMLVIAVVWPFFGDRGQIDIATLVLIYIMLGLGLNIVVGFAGLLDLGFVGFYAVGAYTYALLYHWAGWGFWEALPLSGLFAALFGFVLGFPVLRLRGDYLAIVTLGFGEIIRLLLTNLTSLTGGPDGISGIPKPSVFGYEMARRAPEGEQTFHDLMGWKFETVDVVIYLYLMALVLAVITFVISARLIRMPVGRAWEALREDEIACRSLGMNPTKIKLSAFTLGAMFAGFGGAFFAARQGLVNPESFTFIESALILSIVVLGGMGSQIGVILAAIALTVLPELARQFAEYRMLIFGLVMVLMMIWRPQGLLPVKRHHVEIGK; encoded by the coding sequence ATGACGCAGAATCTGAAAAACGCCGTTATTGCTACGCTGGTGGCCGGTATTCTTCTGACGCCCATTTTCGGGCTGGGCCTGGTTCGCCAGGGCATCAGCATGGCGATTGTGCCTGACTGGAGCATCGTTTTAATAGGCATGGCAATCGTATTTGTCGTGCAACTGGTCAAGCCACTGGTTTTCAAAGGCAGCAAGACAGCGCCGGCCAAAAAGCTGCGTTCGGACAAACATGCTGTTCTTGGTCAGAAGACCATGTTCGGCTTGTTTGCCTTGATGCTGGTTATCGCCGTTGTCTGGCCCTTTTTTGGTGACCGTGGCCAGATTGATATTGCCACGCTGGTACTAATTTACATCATGCTGGGCCTGGGACTGAATATCGTGGTTGGCTTTGCGGGGTTGCTGGACCTGGGGTTTGTCGGGTTCTATGCTGTTGGCGCTTATACCTACGCATTGTTATATCACTGGGCAGGCTGGGGGTTCTGGGAAGCGCTGCCCCTGTCCGGGCTGTTTGCCGCGCTCTTTGGCTTTGTCCTGGGGTTTCCGGTACTGCGTCTGCGTGGCGACTATCTGGCTATCGTCACGCTGGGGTTTGGTGAAATTATCCGCCTGTTGCTCACCAATCTGACCAGCCTGACCGGTGGTCCCGACGGTATTTCGGGTATTCCCAAGCCTTCGGTCTTCGGCTATGAGATGGCCCGTCGTGCACCCGAAGGCGAACAGACCTTTCATGACTTGATGGGCTGGAAGTTCGAAACGGTAGACGTAGTGATTTATCTTTATCTGATGGCGCTGGTGCTTGCAGTTATTACATTTGTTATATCCGCCAGACTGATCCGCATGCCTGTCGGTCGGGCCTGGGAAGCATTGCGCGAAGACGAGATCGCTTGTCGCTCCCTGGGGATGAATCCCACAAAAATCAAATTATCGGCCTTCACCCTGGGCGCCATGTTTGCCGGCTTTGGCGGCGCCTTTTTTGCCGCGCGACAAGGCCTGGTCAATCCCGAGTCGTTTACGTTTATTGAGTCAGCACTGATCCTGTCCATTGTCGTGCTTGGTGGCATGGGCTCGCAGATTGGCGTAATCCTGGCCGCCATCGCATTAACCGTCCTGCCAGAACTGGCGCGTCAGTTTGCTGAATATCGGATGTTGATATTTGGCCTGGTAATGGTGCTGATGATGATCTGGCGCCCGCAAGGTCTGCTGCCGGTCAAACGTCATCACGTGGAGATTGGAAAATGA
- the livG gene encoding high-affinity branched-chain amino acid ABC transporter ATP-binding protein LivG has product MSDVVLRVESLKMRFGGLLAVDSVSLQVQKNEVFAIIGPNGAGKTTVFNCISGFYKPTEGSVDLHGKALTGLPSHKVAQRGVVRTFQNVRLFKTLTALENLLVAQHTQHESNFLAGLLNLPSYRRAERKTLEAALFWLDFMGIREYANREAGTLAYGHQRRLEIARCMITKPTLLLLDEPAAGLNPQEKKDLSGLIDRLRHEFDLSVLLIEHDMSLIMGISDRILVMEHGKPIVTGAPEVVRADPRVIKAYLGEE; this is encoded by the coding sequence ATGAGCGATGTAGTCCTGCGTGTCGAATCCCTTAAAATGCGTTTTGGCGGTCTGCTGGCTGTCGATTCGGTCAGCCTGCAAGTGCAAAAAAACGAGGTTTTTGCCATTATCGGCCCCAACGGAGCCGGCAAGACCACAGTTTTTAACTGCATCAGTGGGTTTTACAAACCGACAGAAGGTAGTGTTGATCTGCACGGCAAGGCGCTTACCGGTTTACCCAGTCACAAGGTTGCCCAGCGCGGAGTGGTGCGGACATTTCAAAACGTGCGCCTGTTCAAGACGCTGACGGCCCTGGAGAATCTTTTGGTGGCGCAGCATACACAGCACGAGTCTAACTTTCTGGCCGGCCTGCTCAATTTACCATCGTACCGTCGAGCCGAGCGCAAGACGCTGGAGGCAGCACTGTTTTGGCTTGATTTCATGGGCATTCGCGAATATGCGAATCGCGAAGCCGGTACCCTGGCATACGGCCATCAACGCCGGCTGGAAATTGCCCGCTGCATGATTACCAAGCCGACCTTGCTGCTGCTGGACGAACCTGCAGCAGGGCTCAATCCACAAGAGAAGAAGGATCTGTCGGGCCTGATCGATCGCCTGCGGCACGAATTTGACCTGTCTGTCTTGCTGATTGAGCATGACATGAGCCTGATCATGGGTATATCCGACAGGATCCTGGTCATGGAGCATGGCAAGCCGATCGTAACCGGCGCACCTGAAGTCGTACGTGCTGATCCACGGGTCATCAAGGCGTACCTGGGAGAAGAATAA
- a CDS encoding glutathione binding-like protein — translation MKKTVNSTLEGFVIPDLNVKLDFLDTELGNTGWFCGSHFSAADIQMGFALQVLHGRGLVGDNLLNIKAFLEAIRLRPAYQRAKEKAGLLTLSLPGKNEPQEPTVAPPVDAANASASTDASR, via the coding sequence GTGAAGAAAACAGTCAACAGCACACTCGAGGGCTTTGTCATCCCCGATTTGAACGTCAAGCTCGATTTCCTGGACACTGAACTGGGCAATACAGGCTGGTTCTGTGGCAGCCACTTTAGCGCCGCCGACATCCAGATGGGATTTGCGCTACAGGTACTGCATGGTCGTGGCCTTGTCGGCGACAACCTGCTCAACATCAAGGCATTTCTGGAAGCCATTCGCCTGCGCCCGGCCTATCAGCGTGCAAAAGAAAAGGCAGGCTTGCTCACGCTGTCTCTGCCTGGAAAAAATGAACCACAGGAACCCACGGTGGCACCGCCTGTAGATGCAGCCAACGCATCGGCCTCTACCGACGCAAGCCGATAG
- a CDS encoding glutathione S-transferase, with amino-acid sequence MITLHHLEASRSFRIIWLLEELELSYQIERHERHPETMRAQSSLKAVHPLGKAPVLCDNGFTLIESGAIIEYLLNRYDTRGLRPPISSEDYLRYSQWMHFAEGSLMPPALLTLVLNKMANAGYLFLHAPL; translated from the coding sequence ATGATCACATTACACCATCTGGAAGCCTCACGTTCGTTCCGCATCATCTGGCTGCTGGAAGAGCTTGAGCTGAGCTACCAGATTGAGCGTCACGAGCGTCATCCGGAAACCATGCGAGCGCAAAGTTCCTTAAAGGCCGTACACCCATTGGGTAAAGCGCCTGTGCTGTGCGACAACGGCTTCACCCTGATCGAATCCGGCGCCATTATCGAGTATCTGCTTAACCGCTACGACACTCGCGGATTGCGTCCACCTATCAGTTCCGAAGACTACTTGCGTTATTCGCAATGGATGCATTTTGCCGAAGGCTCGCTCATGCCGCCCGCCTTGCTTACGCTGGTGCTCAACAAAATGGCCAATGCCGGGTACCTTTTTTTGCACGCTCCATTGTGA
- a CDS encoding SCO family protein, whose product MRFCLSLMLALATPFVLHTAVAQGIPDVPGATQTQRPTTIYPIANHLPDLSFSLNASEGKTLTEQAVKGKVVMLFFGYASCPDICPTTMAQLSEVMQQLGPKAKEAQILFISVDPHRDTPEVLQAYVNAFNNGAIGLTGSEQQIASVARRYRVAYQISKPKDASNPQAYEVMHGRGIYIFDKDGRARYLASDSETPEQVTEKIRTLL is encoded by the coding sequence ATGCGTTTTTGCCTTTCCCTGATGCTGGCCCTGGCCACACCTTTTGTGTTGCATACTGCTGTTGCCCAGGGCATCCCCGATGTTCCCGGTGCGACACAAACCCAGCGTCCGACAACCATCTATCCAATAGCCAATCACTTGCCTGATCTGTCGTTCTCGCTCAATGCAAGCGAAGGTAAGACCCTGACCGAACAAGCGGTAAAAGGCAAGGTCGTGATGCTGTTTTTCGGCTACGCAAGCTGCCCTGACATCTGCCCCACAACCATGGCGCAGTTATCCGAAGTGATGCAGCAACTCGGGCCCAAGGCCAAAGAGGCGCAAATCCTGTTCATCAGTGTTGACCCGCACCGCGATACGCCTGAAGTGCTGCAGGCCTATGTCAATGCATTCAATAATGGCGCGATCGGGCTGACCGGCAGCGAGCAGCAGATTGCCTCTGTCGCGCGCCGTTACCGGGTTGCCTACCAGATCAGCAAGCCCAAGGATGCCAGCAATCCGCAGGCATACGAAGTGATGCACGGCCGCGGCATTTATATTTTTGATAAAGACGGTCGCGCCCGTTATCTGGCCTCTGACAGCGAAACACCGGAACAGGTGACAGAGAAAATCCGCACCCTGCTCTGA
- a CDS encoding M3 family metallopeptidase, which produces MTQTQVVQTIATTGNPLLAPISDLIDYAAIKPEHIAPAIELLLAETRQGIEALVSTNTQPGWDNFIEPMEALSSRLWRAWSVAGHLNAVINTATLREAYNSMLPVITEFSTWIGLNRDLFERYLAVSQSAQFAEYTPTRKRIIELALRDFRLSGVELEGEKRQRYAQLNEDIALTSQKFSENALDAMDNWHYQVHDAAMLEGLPQDVIDAAAQAASEAATQSTEADDAAGSDSTDNALQPAQAGWRFTLKMPSYLPVMQYAKSATLREALYRGYATLASELGEPQYDNSPVIEKLLDLRLEDAHLLGFANFAQMRLQTRMAQSADQVIAFLRDLAAKARPFAQRDVTTLREFAASELGMTALEPWDYTYVSEQLRQARYAYSDEEVRQYLSEANVMKGLFGVIKTLFGIDLVPFEAPVWHSDVRVFEVQEQGRVIGHLYTDLYARKGKQSGAWVDSERSRHVTGTLSIMPVVYLNCNFSRPQGNKPALLTHDDVITLFHETGHALHALLSKVDEPAASPFASVEWDAIELPSQFMENFVWEWPVMRSMAMHWETGKQMDRDLFERLLSARNFQSGMQMVRQIEFSLFDMLIHTRTEPTTIDAVMQILNQVRQEVAVIMPPSWNRFAHNFSHLFAGGYGAGYYSYKWAEVLSADAYSLFEEHADGDRGTLNPQIGQLFKEQILAVGGSRPAAESFEAFRGRGPSPEALLRHSGLVADAAA; this is translated from the coding sequence ATGACGCAAACTCAGGTTGTCCAGACCATCGCCACAACCGGCAATCCACTGCTCGCTCCCATTTCCGATCTGATCGACTACGCCGCGATCAAACCGGAACATATTGCGCCTGCCATCGAGCTGCTTCTGGCTGAAACGCGCCAGGGAATCGAAGCCCTGGTCAGCACTAACACACAGCCAGGCTGGGATAATTTCATTGAACCCATGGAGGCGTTGTCCAGCCGCCTGTGGCGTGCCTGGTCGGTGGCCGGACACCTGAACGCAGTCATCAATACCGCGACGCTGCGTGAGGCCTACAACAGCATGTTGCCGGTCATTACTGAGTTTTCAACCTGGATTGGCCTGAACCGGGATCTGTTCGAGCGCTATCTTGCCGTTTCCCAGAGTGCCCAATTCGCTGAATACACCCCCACTCGCAAGCGCATCATTGAACTGGCCTTGCGCGATTTCCGATTAAGCGGCGTTGAACTGGAAGGTGAAAAAAGGCAACGTTACGCGCAACTGAACGAAGATATTGCCCTGACCTCGCAGAAGTTTTCCGAGAATGCGCTTGACGCCATGGACAATTGGCACTATCAGGTCCATGACGCCGCCATGCTCGAAGGCCTGCCACAAGACGTCATTGACGCCGCAGCCCAGGCCGCTAGCGAGGCCGCCACCCAATCGACCGAGGCCGACGACGCCGCAGGATCCGATAGTACTGACAACGCCCTCCAGCCTGCGCAAGCGGGATGGCGCTTTACCCTGAAAATGCCGTCGTATCTGCCGGTCATGCAGTATGCAAAAAGCGCTACCTTGCGTGAAGCACTCTATCGCGGCTACGCCACACTGGCTTCGGAACTGGGTGAACCGCAATACGATAACTCGCCTGTCATTGAAAAACTGCTCGACTTGCGGCTGGAAGATGCACATCTGCTGGGCTTTGCCAACTTCGCACAAATGCGCCTGCAAACCCGGATGGCCCAGTCGGCAGATCAGGTCATTGCATTCTTGCGTGATCTGGCGGCAAAGGCGCGCCCTTTTGCCCAGCGGGACGTTACCACCTTGCGCGAATTCGCGGCCTCGGAACTGGGTATGACCGCCCTGGAACCCTGGGACTACACCTACGTTTCGGAACAATTGCGCCAGGCCCGATACGCCTACTCGGATGAAGAAGTTCGGCAATATCTGAGCGAAGCAAACGTCATGAAGGGGCTGTTCGGTGTCATCAAAACGCTATTCGGTATAGATCTGGTGCCCTTCGAGGCCCCGGTGTGGCATAGCGACGTGCGTGTTTTTGAAGTACAGGAACAGGGGCGCGTCATTGGGCATCTGTACACTGACCTGTATGCCCGCAAGGGAAAACAAAGCGGCGCGTGGGTTGACAGCGAGCGCAGCAGGCACGTCACCGGTACGCTCAGCATCATGCCGGTTGTTTATCTTAACTGCAATTTCTCGCGTCCCCAGGGGAACAAGCCTGCGCTGCTGACCCACGACGATGTCATTACCCTGTTTCATGAAACCGGGCATGCCTTGCATGCGCTACTGTCAAAAGTAGACGAACCTGCAGCCTCGCCTTTTGCCAGCGTCGAGTGGGACGCAATCGAACTGCCCTCCCAGTTCATGGAAAATTTTGTCTGGGAATGGCCAGTCATGCGCAGTATGGCCATGCATTGGGAAACGGGCAAACAAATGGATCGCGATTTGTTCGAACGCCTCCTTTCGGCTCGCAACTTCCAAAGCGGCATGCAAATGGTGCGCCAGATCGAATTCTCTTTATTCGATATGCTGATCCACACTCGCACAGAGCCGACTACGATCGACGCGGTGATGCAGATCCTCAATCAGGTTCGCCAGGAAGTGGCCGTCATTATGCCGCCTTCATGGAACCGATTTGCGCACAACTTTTCCCATCTGTTTGCCGGTGGCTATGGCGCAGGCTATTACAGCTACAAGTGGGCCGAAGTCTTGTCGGCCGATGCCTATAGTCTCTTTGAAGAGCACGCCGACGGCGATCGGGGAACTTTGAATCCGCAAATCGGTCAATTGTTCAAAGAGCAGATTCTGGCTGTGGGCGGATCACGTCCCGCTGCAGAATCATTTGAAGCTTTTCGCGGTCGCGGCCCTTCGCCCGAAGCCCTGCTGCGCCACAGCGGGCTTGTGGCCGACGCCGCAGCCTGA
- the folD gene encoding bifunctional methylenetetrahydrofolate dehydrogenase/methenyltetrahydrofolate cyclohydrolase FolD, protein MTARIIDGKQLAEKLKLQMVPHLARLKEQSIVPSLTVILVGDDPASQVYVNHKANTFKKLGLISSVETYPAQMTEAELLDRIRTLNNDASVNGILVQLPLPPHFNADTVIEAISPAKDVDGFHVSNAGALMIGKPTFIPCTPYGIMKMLEDEQVTIRGAEAVVVGASNIVGKPMALLLQKAGATVTICNSKTRDLGAQTRRADILVVATGKPEMITGDMIKPGAVVIDVGINRGQDGKLKGDVQFESARQVAAAITPVPGGVGPMTIVMLLLNTVHAAEQQNLKQKA, encoded by the coding sequence ATGACAGCACGTATCATCGATGGCAAACAGCTGGCCGAAAAACTCAAGCTGCAAATGGTCCCGCACCTGGCCCGTCTCAAAGAACAGAGCATCGTCCCTTCCCTTACGGTTATTCTGGTTGGTGACGATCCCGCTTCGCAGGTGTATGTCAATCACAAAGCCAACACTTTTAAAAAACTCGGCCTGATTTCTTCGGTTGAAACCTATCCGGCCCAGATGACCGAAGCCGAGCTGCTGGACCGCATCAGGACACTCAATAATGATGCATCGGTCAATGGCATTCTGGTTCAGTTGCCTCTGCCACCGCATTTCAATGCTGATACCGTGATCGAAGCGATCTCGCCGGCCAAGGATGTCGATGGCTTTCATGTCAGCAACGCCGGAGCACTAATGATCGGCAAGCCCACCTTCATTCCCTGCACGCCGTACGGGATCATGAAAATGCTGGAAGACGAACAGGTAACCATTCGCGGCGCCGAAGCCGTCGTGGTGGGCGCCAGCAATATCGTTGGCAAGCCAATGGCATTGTTGTTGCAAAAGGCCGGCGCGACCGTCACCATATGCAATTCGAAAACCCGCGATTTGGGCGCCCAGACCCGACGCGCCGATATCCTGGTGGTCGCTACCGGCAAACCGGAAATGATCACGGGCGATATGATCAAACCCGGCGCGGTTGTTATTGACGTCGGCATCAATCGCGGCCAGGACGGCAAGCTAAAGGGCGATGTGCAGTTTGAAAGCGCACGGCAAGTGGCCGCTGCCATCACTCCCGTGCCCGGTGGCGTAGGCCCCATGACAATTGTCATGTTGCTCCTCAACACCGTACACGCAGCCGAACAACAGAATCTGAAACAGAAAGCTTAA
- a CDS encoding PAS domain-containing sensor histidine kinase, producing MPELPSKSLLTSSFYDSAKFRKRGLYWITPVFVLVLYLLVMAGFFWLQRLHSQSVMFITMDEETRQQRLLFFVIALSLIIIISLLALWRYTRFRSHAEAALQAETSFRRAMENSMSTGMRVLDMQGRIAYVNPAFCRMMGWNEADLLGKSTPFPYWVPGRYDEHQRTLDILMSGKTPSTGLEVEAQRRDGSRFTSRMYVSALRDPNGEQIGWMTSMTDITEPKRVREALAAAHERFMTVLEGLDDAISVVADTVNGRELLFANRTYRRLFGSQPQGHAELLAGRRGRFTEDSIEQYAPSVNSWFEVQHRMLVWTDGRRVRLQVARDITERRKHEEESRNQQEKIQLTSRLTTMGEMASSLAHELNQPLTAIANYNMAAVAMLKSGRATNETLLSALEKAANQAERAGKIVSRIREFVKRSEPRRQRVPVEEIVEHALDFAEIDARKRQIRIEAIIPDHIPHVLADPILIEQVLLNLVKNGLEAMNHSEHDLLTVEIKQQNQLVEFIVTDRGHGIQEPERLFEPFFSTKSEGLGMGLNICRTIIESHHGRLWAQANPDGGTLFHFTLPCAPQEPNDTPIKEELTV from the coding sequence ATGCCCGAATTACCAAGCAAATCTTTGCTTACCTCGTCTTTTTACGATAGTGCAAAATTCAGAAAACGCGGCCTGTACTGGATCACCCCCGTTTTTGTTCTGGTACTGTACCTGCTGGTTATGGCCGGTTTTTTCTGGCTGCAGCGACTGCACAGCCAAAGCGTCATGTTCATTACCATGGATGAAGAAACCAGGCAGCAACGGCTGCTTTTTTTCGTCATCGCCCTCTCCCTGATCATCATTATCAGCCTGCTTGCGTTATGGCGCTATACGCGTTTTCGCTCACATGCCGAAGCTGCCCTGCAAGCTGAAACCAGTTTTCGCCGCGCCATGGAAAACTCCATGTCAACCGGCATGCGCGTACTGGACATGCAGGGTCGTATTGCCTACGTTAACCCGGCCTTTTGCCGCATGATGGGATGGAACGAGGCCGACCTGCTGGGCAAAAGCACCCCCTTTCCCTATTGGGTGCCCGGCCGCTACGACGAACACCAGCGCACCCTCGATATCCTGATGTCCGGCAAAACGCCCAGCACCGGCCTGGAAGTGGAAGCGCAGCGGCGCGATGGCTCGCGCTTTACTTCGCGCATGTATGTATCAGCCCTGCGCGACCCCAATGGCGAGCAGATCGGCTGGATGACCTCCATGACCGACATTACCGAACCCAAGCGTGTGCGCGAAGCCCTGGCCGCAGCACACGAGCGTTTCATGACGGTTCTTGAAGGGCTGGACGACGCCATCTCTGTGGTTGCAGACACCGTGAACGGGCGCGAATTGCTGTTCGCCAACCGCACCTATCGCCGCCTTTTCGGCTCCCAGCCCCAGGGACATGCCGAACTGCTGGCTGGCCGACGCGGCCGTTTTACCGAAGACTCCATCGAACAGTATGCGCCCAGTGTCAACAGCTGGTTTGAAGTGCAGCATCGCATGCTGGTCTGGACCGATGGGCGGCGCGTTCGTCTGCAGGTAGCGCGCGACATTACCGAGAGGCGCAAGCACGAAGAAGAGTCGCGCAACCAGCAGGAGAAAATCCAGCTCACCAGCCGCCTGACCACCATGGGGGAAATGGCCTCATCGCTTGCGCACGAACTGAACCAGCCGCTTACTGCCATTGCCAATTACAATATGGCCGCTGTGGCCATGCTCAAATCTGGACGCGCTACCAACGAAACATTGCTTTCCGCGTTGGAAAAGGCTGCGAACCAGGCCGAACGCGCCGGCAAAATCGTCAGTCGCATCCGCGAATTCGTCAAACGCAGTGAACCGCGCCGCCAGCGCGTGCCGGTTGAAGAGATTGTCGAGCATGCGCTGGACTTCGCCGAAATTGACGCCCGCAAGCGGCAGATTCGTATAGAGGCGATTATTCCCGATCATATCCCCCATGTATTGGCAGACCCGATTCTGATCGAACAGGTACTGCTGAATCTGGTCAAGAACGGCCTGGAAGCGATGAACCATTCCGAGCACGATCTGCTGACCGTAGAAATCAAACAGCAGAACCAGCTGGTCGAATTTATCGTGACCGATAGAGGCCATGGCATACAAGAGCCCGAACGCCTGTTCGAACCTTTTTTCAGTACCAAATCCGAAGGACTGGGTATGGGCCTGAATATATGTCGCACCATTATCGAATCACACCACGGCAGACTCTGGGCACAGGCCAATCCCGACGGAGGCACCCTGTTTCATTTCACCCTGCCCTGTGCTCCACAAGAGCCCAATGACACACCTATCAAAGAGGAATTAACCGTATGA